aatgaactagaattaaaataaaatcttaacaagaATTGTTGTGGTTTGTCTTGACGCTCCGAATATGATTTTTCTTAGTGTGAGTTTTCGGGGAGGTTACCTATGCCCCTAGGCCCAGCTGGTGATGCTGTTGTGGGCAGATGAGGCCTGGCTgcctggggtgaggtgggggctgACGCGGCAGGTACAGCCAATAGGGTCCCCGCTGCCGACGGCTGTGGGTCTCCCTACTAAGTCCGTGTTGCGATTTGCCTTTCTTGGTCCCTTGCCAGAGAGAACATCTGtacttttagttatttatttttttattttccttccttttacgtTTGCCTATGGACATTTGCTGATTGCAGGTTGCAGGGCCTCTCCACGCCCCAGCTGGACTTCATGGTGGATAAAAAGAAATCCTTGGAAACCCTCTGTGGTGGCGTTCTTCTAGCGCTGAGATACTGGGCCGATCCATTTTCCACGATGCCTCCTccagaatcattttattttatttcattttttaaaattttttaaaattttatttatttttgacagagagagagacagagcatgagcaggggaggggcagagagagagggagacacagaatcgaaagcaggctacaggctctgagctgccagcacagagcccgatgtggggctcaaactcacaaactgcgagatcatgacctgagccgaagtcggacgctcaaccgactgagccacccaggtgcccccagagtcaCTTTAGGACTGTTGGGATATTTCCAcactttttaagtgtatttagaGGGAGGTGCTGAGAAATGTGATTAGAGGCCACTTTCTCTGAATTCGAATGGATTGAAGATGCtaagaaattcacaaaatacgtggctaaattttaaaacatcgtataatttttacattcccaacaatgGTCTATGAGTTCCCTTACTTCCCATCTTCACCAACACTAGGAtggccaattttttaaaaaaattttctaaaagtgGAGTAGTGGAAACAGATTGGCTCCATCACCTTTCCCCCACCAAGGTACAAATTTTTGGTAAGAACAGGACATTCCTTGTAATTCTCTGAGATCCTTCAGGTACAGTCTTCAAACGTTGTAAGCCCTAAATACCCAGGGGTGGAGCTGGTGATGAGAGGGCCAGActgtgagggagggggagagcatTAGGGATGCAGTTCACTCCCCTCCCTGCCAAACAAACTGAGGAATTAGCATGGACTGGATAGGAACTCTGCAAGCTTTAAATCCCCAGAGATTCCAGGCAGAGTTTTCCTGGTCACATGTTACAAAACAGCCCTGGAACTAATGAGAGAAAATTACAAAGTTGAGTCAGAAAGTTCTCCTGCTCCCTCTGATGCAAGAAGAGAGGAATCCCTTAGGGTCTCCTAACCAGAGCCAAACCTCTAGAGCTGAGGACCCACAAGTGCTAATCATAATCAGGCAATATCTCCAAACCGGTGGAAGAAAAGGTTCTTAACCACGGTGATGAGTGAGTGGTAGAGACACACGGTGGCACGTGTGGCCCAGCCTCACAGCTCATGTGGAAAACTCTAGGGCCACAGAAAGCTAAGGCTGGCACCAAATCACTTCCCAGCTGGGGAAACTTAGATGCAGAAGGCACAAGGACTTTGCTAAGGTCACTCAACTAGCAGTGACAAAGTTAAAACCACAGGCTCTTAGACAATGGCTTTTATACTAAGTGGATCTCTGTGTCTTCTGAGAGAAGAGCAAAGCAGACTTCCCACAGTGTGAAGACCATCATGGAAGATTAGAACCCTAACACTGAATTGGCTTTGGGGCGCTGATAACAGACACAAGGTAGGAAACCCTTGTAGTGATTGGAGGCTGTTTTCCTCATGATTAATTGTCCCTGCACTTTCTCCAAAGTACCATTTCTCTGTGACTCTGGAAAGGGTGTGcaacaggaaaggagaaaggatggagggaaggattAGTCACATGTCAGGGGAggctgaggaagaaggaagtcaTGTCAGGTCAAAGAGGACTAAAGAATCCAAGAGATCCCAAAGCGAGAGTCCACATGGCTGCATATTTCATTGTGAAATGTTATAATTTTaccattatgtttatttttatatttatgcatattGATTTATATGTTAAAACTATTGACTTATAGTTCAGaacttcttcaaaaataataataatgattcaGCCCATTTTCCCACTGCTTCTTCTGTCTGTTGTGACCAGCTTGACTGTGCTGACGAAATGCTTAATCTTAGCCTCCACCATATCTACTTAAGACTGGAAAGACTTGTTATCTCCAGGCTCAACATTCTGCCCGATGCCGAATAACAAGGTAAAACAGAAACTGTTTTAGATTCAGCCTCTTTGCCATCACTAACCTATCCGTGCACGTGTATTGGGAATCATTACCTTCTTCAAATGCTCCATATTAGCGCTCGGAGACATACAGAGATGTGTGACCGTAGACTCTTTacgggaggagaaaaaaagataaattgtaaGAATGTACAATTCAGTCAAAACACTGGCTTCTCGCTACAAATATGCCCCTTCATAGACACAGCTCTCTTCTTgctaaaaagagggaaataatctCAGCTGCCATACACATTGCACAGCTGTCCTACACACTTCTCATCCACGTTGTCATACATAAAACCAAACAACATTAGAAGGAAACTAGCAAGACGTAGAGCCTATCAATGCTAGTTATTAAATATATTGACATGTGGCAGAGGAAACACGATGGATCAACATAATACAAGGCTGAGGGAATGTGTCAAATGCAAGGAAAAACAGCATATTGTAGATTTCAGAAGAGGATGAGATTAAAAGAGATGCAGAATATCAAAGAATTTGCAGAATTCTAGGGTTGACCTTTTTGGGAATCTGAGTATGGCACTGAAGGAATGGGAAAATCTCAGCTGCACCTGAACTGAATTTGGACAAAAAGTCCGTTTATGGGTAGCATCCACCTACTGTAATGAATCACTATTAATCCGGAGGGTCCTGGAGTATCCGATCTTCCCTCTCCTCAGAGTACAGGGAAGggagaatgttttttatttctttcatatatgggACCTAAATGTCTCCTCCAAGAAGAGTTCATGACTTTGGGCATCCTTACGATTATAAGCCATTGTCTACATTTGGTCCCAAAATTACTAACAAACCCACTATGAATCTTTACCCATTGGATATTTACAGACAATATTCTGTGTGCAAGTTGCTTGGTCAGACCCTGACTCTGTCTATTAGCTACTTGGTAATGGTTTTATATTCAGAGTCTGATCCAAATCTGGCCGACCTCAGACACCTGAATTTCCCTTATCTAGTCATTAATTACAGGATTTTTCCTCTTATGATATTACCAGCCAATAAAGTCTGCTAAAACAATAAGCCACGAAGAGTCTTCTGTCACCCACCAAGCGATCAGTAATTGCACCCCTAATAAAGGTATAACAAATGAACTAAAATTAGGAAAACCCGTGACCTACATACACATGGTGTTTTGCCACACAAATTGAAGAATCAATTGGTCATCGTAACTCCCTGATCATCTGTCTTATTCACACCACAACCTTCAAAGAATAACGGAGAGTTGAATATTTCCTTGTTGTTTCTTTCACATTTCAGACATGCCACAATGAAGGCCAACCAGACAGTCCTGAAAGAATTCATTCTTGTGGGCTTCTCCTCGTACCCACACGTGCGGACGTTCCTCTTCGTGCTCTTTTTTGGCCTCTACCTTCTCACCCTCACAGGTAACCTGGCCATCCTGGGTCTAACTTGGGCGGACAGATCTCTCCACACCCCTATGTACCTCTTCCTCCGTGCCCTCTCTTTCTCCGAGACCTGCTACATGCTGACCATCATCCCCAAGATGCTGGCAGACCTGCTCACTGAGAAGAGAAGCATTTCAGTCCCGGGGTGTGGCTTGCAGATGTATTTCTTCCTGGGACTCGGTGGCACTCACTGCATCATCCTCACGCTGATGGGATACGATCGCTTTCTGGCCATCTGCCACCCTCTCCGATACCCACTGCTGATGACCAATGTGGTGTGTGGGCACCTGGTGGTCTCTGCTTGGGCCGGAGGCTTCCTTATCTCTGTGACAGAGACCGCACTGATATTCGGGGGCTCGTTCTGCAACCCCAACCTCATCCACCATTTCTTCTGCCACATGCGGGCCGTGGTGAGGCTGTCCTGTCTAGACAGTGACCTCACCGAACTGCTTGTAACAATGATCTCGGTGTCAGGCTTGACGGGTACCTTCCTGCTCATCGTCACCACTTACGTTTTCATTCTGTCCACTGTCTTCAGGATCCCTTCAGCCGAGGGCAAGCAGAAGGCCTTTTCTACCTGCGCCTCTCATCTCACTGTGGTCATCGTCCACTTTGGCTTCGCGGCTATTGTCTATCTGAAGCCTGAAGGCTCGGGAGGAGATGACACACTCATCGCTGTCCCTTACACCGTCATCACCCCTTTCCTCAGCCCCCTCATTTTCAGCCTCAGGAATAGAGACATGAAGAATGCGTTCAGAAAGCTGCTGGCAAAGAGGAGTTTCTGGAATACATAATCCTGGATAATTGCTGCATGACTGTCTCTCCCCCATTATCAGTATGCATTTATCATGTCACATCAGAAGTCTGTGGCGTTTGACCTTTTTCAGTAGTTGGCATTTATGAAATCCAGGGACAGTCTTGGTAAACAGTCACAAACATTTGCTTAGTAATTTAAGAGCGTTGCTCGACTGCCCCCACTTCCACCAGCACTGGCTGTTCCTGAAGATACTACATTTCTGCCAGTCAGCTCTGGATATCCTGTATTACTGAAGACATGGGTAAAGCAAGATTGTGGAAGGCAAAAACTATCCCTGTGACCACAACACTAAGAGATgcttaaaaaatatctaaagatACAATGGTTGAGGAGTTTTTCTAGGCTATGTTGCAAGCCGATGGGCTGTGCCTCCCAGGAGATTGACCATTTCTCGTAGGTGAAGCCTGTGTAGAAATCATCCACGGCCTATTGTGCATACATGGATTGGTTTGTATATTTGATAAGTCCTATGCCATAATGATTACTGAAGGTTTGTAAAAACACGGTTCATGACTGTGTGCTTCAAGTAACTGTCAGGGGCTCACTCTGAGTACAGAATATCTTGGAACATTGATCCAGTGAACAAACAGGGCAGGAGAGCCTGTGTGACCAATCTCTGGTAGATTCCATGGATGAGCTCAGGAAATaatccccacttttttttaaaaggaagctaTGCAataactaatattttttaaaaaccacgcATCATGATATTGAATGATTTGACAATGAAAGGTATTGTGGAACAATTTTGGCAGAGATATGATctgcaaagaaggaaaacagataaacacaGCATCAAATCTCGGGAATTTTCTGACTTGTTTCCTCAGTTCTGTGGTTAATCCAATTCATGCTCTCTCAGGTTGGACACAACATTTGTATTCGGGTGTTGGGCACATCAAGTATATGAAAAGTGTGGGGACAATGTCTGTTTTCCATCATTTACAGGGAAGTTATTAAGCTAAATGAGACAATGGATGAAAAATATTATGCACACACTGGTTCCAGTGACCTCTTGCCATGGCTCTATTTTCCTCTCTGGGACCATCTTGTGCCTCACATACAGGCAGAATATGTCCCCTCTTCAGTCTGTGCTCCCTGACTCCATGACAATGTTTCTTCGACTTTGGTTCCACCCCTGAGAAGTGACTATCCAATCTAGGGAAGCCATAAAGCCTTGTAAATGGATGCCAACAATTTACCCACTCGTGGTGGTCACAGAGAATATGATGAAGTATAGGCTAACATTCCTGAACTTGAATTTGGACCAATTAACTTGCATCTACATGATATGGTGATTGTGGAGGCATTGCTAGTTGCCTAATTAATATTCACTGTTGAGATAGGAATAAGTACCTGAAGGAGAGCTGGAAAATACCTATATGTGTAGAAGTCAAGAAACACACTTTCTAAGTAAGTcatgaatcaaataaaaattcttgcaaatcctagaaaaatattttgaattggagaaaatgaaaacactacagGTCAAAGCTGGTGGGATATAGCTTTTCAGTGTTTACACGGAAATACACGGCCTCCAAAATGCATATGACAGAAGTTTACAGACTGAAGATTAATAACCTAAGCATTCCTCTCAAGAATCTGGGAAAGGAATCAAGAATGAACACCACACTActgtaaagaataaaatgaataggGAATAACagagattaattaaataataGTATACAATACAGTGGTTCAAAAAAGTCAAAGGTGGACTGTTGAAAATAACAATCAATTGTATTGTTGTTCCCTGGTGAGACTGACAAAGAAATTAAGAGAGTAAATATAACTAAACAAtgatgggaatgaaaattgggGTCTAGAAACTGGATCTTGAAATCTCACACAGGAGCATAGATGCAGAACTTGTGAGACTCAGGTTGGATTTAGTCCAGAAATTCAAGGTAGGCACATGTGAAATCTATCAACAGAATTTATCACGTTATCAAAATAAAGGATACTAATCATGGAATTTTTTAattgatgaagaaaaatttttggataaaatttaatattcattcagGGAATGAATAAAACCTTTTAGCATAATAggcatcaaaaaagaaaaaattcctggggcacttgggtggctcagtcagttaagcatccgactcttgatttcagctcaggtcatgatctcatggttcgtgggtttgagacctgagttgggattctctctcacatgctctctctgtacctcccccacttaCTGTcattctcttccaaaataaataaataaacataaaaaaagaaatttcattgaACTAATGAGGCTATCAAACTTCTTTTTGTatctgagtatagttgacacagaatgttacattggtttcagatGCACAGGGGATTCAACAATCAAACTTCTCACTTCATTGTGAAACTTCAAACTTCTCAGTTGTGAAACATTTAAATGCATCCCTGCTCACTCAGCAACCAAACAAGAACAGCTTCTCCCATTGTGTCTTTGCCATCTTATTCCAGTCAGTTcaatgaaaaagaagcaaaagacagaaggattacacaagaagaaaaatagtcATTTCTCATGAATTATAGTTTTCTAGGTTAGAAAATCCAAAACTAATCTGCAGATAAATCGTTACAATTAACCTTCAATATAAGGTTAAGGACTTGGTACATAAGCAAATAAACTGCATCCCCATAAATTAGCAACAATGGGAACctggttttaaaaaaagcatatcacaggggcacctgggtggctcagtcggttaagcgaccgacttcagctcaggtcatgatcttgaggtttgtgggttcaagccccgtgtggagctctgtgctgacagctcagagcctgaagcctgcttcattctgtgtttctctctctctctacccctttctctctctcaaaaataaacactgaaaacaaaaaaaaaattaaaaataaaaaacatatcaCATTTTGAAGCTTCAAAAATATCAaagcctaggaataaatataacaaaacacATGCAAGGCCTCTGTATGGAAAACTGCAAGCATTATTAAAATAACCTTAAAGACCTATGCAAATGATGAGGTGCTCTTTGTCACGGATTAGAAGACTCCGTGCGGTGCAGATGTCCATTCTCCCCATGCTAACTTAGGTTTCAAAGAAATCCCAGTGACAATCCCAACAGTGTCCTTTCTTGCGTGTGAAAACTATAAGGGgatttaaaattaatatggatTTACAAATAGCCACGACTCTCTTGAAGAATACCGTGACATGATTTGTTTTACCGGATATCAAGTCTCATCATGCAGCCACAGTGTGAAAGTGGTCCACGTTTCAAAGACACCAACATGGAGAAGAGAGCCCCAAAGACCCATGCACACATGGGCACTGGGGCATATTTATGATAAATATGGCTTTGCAGAGCGGTTGGACAAC
Above is a window of Neofelis nebulosa isolate mNeoNeb1 chromosome 15, mNeoNeb1.pri, whole genome shotgun sequence DNA encoding:
- the LOC131495586 gene encoding olfactory receptor 10X1-like; amino-acid sequence: MKANQTVLKEFILVGFSSYPHVRTFLFVLFFGLYLLTLTGNLAILGLTWADRSLHTPMYLFLRALSFSETCYMLTIIPKMLADLLTEKRSISVPGCGLQMYFFLGLGGTHCIILTLMGYDRFLAICHPLRYPLLMTNVVCGHLVVSAWAGGFLISVTETALIFGGSFCNPNLIHHFFCHMRAVVRLSCLDSDLTELLVTMISVSGLTGTFLLIVTTYVFILSTVFRIPSAEGKQKAFSTCASHLTVVIVHFGFAAIVYLKPEGSGGDDTLIAVPYTVITPFLSPLIFSLRNRDMKNAFRKLLAKRSFWNT